Sequence from the Paenibacillus riograndensis SBR5 genome:
CCAATAAGCTGCTGGCGAAGATCGCTTCCGATCTGAAGAAGCCGAACGGCATCTCGATCCTGCGGCTGCGCGACGTGCCGGATATTCTGTGGGACAAGCCCTGCAACGAGATGTTCGGCATCGGAGGCAAAACCGCGGAGAAGCTCCGGAAGCTCGGCATCTACAGCATCGGACAGCTGGCGGCAGCGGATGAACGGATGCTGGTGGAGCATTTTGGGGTAATGGGTTCCTGGCTGAAGCGGGCGGGCAACGGCATAGATCATGGCGTTGTGAATCCGGAAAGGGAGCAGAGCAAGTCTATCGGGCATACCACAACGCTTCCGAGCGATGTTGTCGGATTGGCGGAAGCAAGGCCGGTTCTGCTGAATCTGAGCGACCAGGTGGCCCGGCGGCTGCGGAAGCAGGGGCTGGTGGCGTCCGGGGTACAGCTCACCATCCGTACGCCCGATATGAAGACGATCACACGCTCGCGCCAGCTGGAGACGCCTACGGAGAGCGCCGAGGATATCTACAAGACGGCTTGTGACCAGTTCGCCCGGCACTGGAAGGGGGACAAACCGGTGCGGCTGCTGGGGGTCACGCTGCAGGGGCTGACCGCCAAAGAGGACTCCGCCATCCAACTGGATCTCTTCAATTATGAACGCCAGCCAAAGAAAGAGTCGCTTAACAAAGCGATGGACATGCTGCGCAATAAGTTCGGCGAGAACGCAGTCCTTACGGCCGGGATGCTGAGCGACAGCCATTCGGCACGCCTGCGCAACCACAAGGAGCGGGGGACTTCCCTCCAAAAGGATAATCTTCATAAAGTGGACCCGGCGGAGGAGTGATTCAAGTCCTATCCCGCCGGCTGATTGCCAATCCGCAATATGCGTCAAAATTGGAAACGAACTGAAAATCCATTGAAATTGTTTTCTATTTATATTAATATGACAAAATAACAGGCTGCTGCAACAGGTCTGTATTGTTCAACGGGAGGCAGAGAAGAAATGGCTAAATACACTTGGGTCGAAAAAGATACCTGCATCGCATGCGGTGCTTGTGGCGCAACGGCCCCTGATATTTTTGATTATGATGATGAAGGTTTGGCGGAAGTGATCTACGAAAACGACGGCAACCACGGGGTGACCGCGATTCCCGACGATTTGTTCGATGATCTGCAGGACTCTGCCGACGGATGTCCTACGGACTCCATCAAGATTGCAGACGCACCTTTTAACAAAGAAGGCTAAACCTCCGGGGTATTCGTATCTGCGCAAAAATATAAGGATTAGGAATGAGGTAAAC
This genomic interval carries:
- a CDS encoding DNA polymerase IV is translated as MRNVDQYYPASGRVILHVDMNAFYCSVHEAEDPDQYKGKATAVAGSVELRRGIIVTCSYAARRLGISTGMQVQKALRICPSLLLIKPDFHLYRKYSNAFMQIAYSYTPLLEAVSIDECYLDITGSRQFGTPLEIAEGIQRRIMEELGLPCSIGIAPNKLLAKIASDLKKPNGISILRLRDVPDILWDKPCNEMFGIGGKTAEKLRKLGIYSIGQLAAADERMLVEHFGVMGSWLKRAGNGIDHGVVNPEREQSKSIGHTTTLPSDVVGLAEARPVLLNLSDQVARRLRKQGLVASGVQLTIRTPDMKTITRSRQLETPTESAEDIYKTACDQFARHWKGDKPVRLLGVTLQGLTAKEDSAIQLDLFNYERQPKKESLNKAMDMLRNKFGENAVLTAGMLSDSHSARLRNHKERGTSLQKDNLHKVDPAEE
- a CDS encoding ferredoxin produces the protein MAKYTWVEKDTCIACGACGATAPDIFDYDDEGLAEVIYENDGNHGVTAIPDDLFDDLQDSADGCPTDSIKIADAPFNKEG